TGCAGCGTTTCTGTGGAATGGCAAGAGGCAATGCTGTATGCTGACGGTGTTGCCTCAAATATCCAAGAACAGAATTCCCCCGCCATCCTAGCCGCGCTAGGAGTCGATGTCATTCTGGGCAAGGGTGAATTTCAATCCTCACCCCATTTGGCATTTGCTGTTAATAATCGGTTGTTACGTGGACGCACCTATTTACTAGCTACTGGTTCCCGCCCAGTAATACCAGAGATTGACGGTTTACAAACCACTGGTTATCTGACCCTATCTAATATTTGGCAGTCTATTAAACTATCGACACTACCGAAAAATTGGGTAATTATCGGTGGTGTTCCCCAAAGTATTGAAATAGCTCAAACTCTAGCACGGTTGGGTTGCAGCGTGACGTTGGTGGTCAAGTCTGCCTCTATTTTGCCCTGCATTGACTCAGAGATAGCTCAACTGCTTCAGGCGCAGTTAGAAGTCGATGGTGTGCGCGTCCTCACCCAAACCCCAGTCACTCAGGTGATGCGTATTGAAGATAAAAAATGGATTCAGGCAGCAGATAAAGCAATTGAAACTGATGAAATTTTAGTAGCGACAGGACAGCAGCCTAATATTGAATCTCTGAATTTGGCAGCAGTAGGAGTTAAATGGCATCGGCGTAGCCTAGCCGTGAATCATAAACTGCAAACTACTAACCATCGTATTTACGCTTGTGGTGATGTAATTGGTGGTTACGACTTTGCCAGTGTTGCTAATTACGAAGCCAGAATCGCCCTGAAAAATGCTCTGTTTTTCCCTAGGTTCCAAGTTAATTATCAGTACGTTCCTTGGGCAATATTTTCTCAGCCAATGTTGGCACAAGTAGGTTTAACAGAAGCACAGGCTAAACGGCAATTTAGTCAAGATGAAGTTTTAGTCTTGCGGCAGTATTATAAGTCAGTGACAGCAGCTCAACTACGTGACGAAACTACAGGTATTTGTAAATTAATTGTATTAAGTAATGGAAAAATTTTAGGAGCCGCCGTGTTGGGGGCAGAAGCTAGAGAGTTAATAAATCTGATTGCTGTTGCCATATCACAAAAGATTTCAGTCAAGCATTTAGCAAATTTATCTGCTGTCTATCCTAGTTATTCAGAAATTCTCGAACAAACAGCAAGAGAGTGGACTAAACAAAAGTTAAATAGCAACATTGCTTTGCAAGACTTTTTAGAAAGTTTCTTCCATTTTCGCCGCAATTGGAATTTGTAAGTAGGGTAGCTGTTTAGTCATTAGTCATTAGTCATTAGTCATTAGTCATTAGTATTTAGAGGTTGTTTGAAAAGTGTTTCGTTGTGACTTTAGGCACTTTTAGTCCCCCCCCTTTTTAAGGGGGGAACCTGAATCAAAGTCTCCTTTAAAAAGGGAGGTTTAGAGGGATCTAAAACTTTTGATACCAACAAGAGGATTTTTCAAACATCCTCTTACAAAGGAAAAAGGACTAATGACAAAGAACGACCATATGAAGTAGTTGTACAAATTAAATGTATAGCTGTCGCCATTAGTGTTAGGACATCAACAGATGATAAAACCTAGACACAAAAAGACTTTTCACCCAGTCCCCAGTCCCTAGTCCCCAGTCCCCAGCTATATTTTAATTAAATGTGTTTAAGCTTATCCATGCTACCCCTGCGGCTACCAAGGGGACACTCAGGTTATCTGTGCCGTGAGGCGAGACAGCCTCAGCTAAGGTGGCAAAAGTTGCACTGACGATCGCTGCCAAACAGGCCCTTGCTATAGCAATAGGCTGTGCTAGAGGGCTGAGTGATGAACCAGGTAATAACAGCAGCACCAAGAATATTACCACTGTACTTACCAGCAACATTGCTGCTGAACCTTCCCAGGAACGCACAGAATTTCCTACTTGGTATTTATGCTGGCCAAAGCGTCTCCCAATTAACGCCGCTAGGGCGTCCCCCCAAGTCATGGCCATGACTCCAGCTACAGCAATAGGAACGTTATCTACTGGGCCGTCTGGTCGCCAGAATAACCCGAACAGCAGTGTCACCGAAATAGCAAAATAGACTGTACCTAGTGAACTGTCCTCAGTGTCCATTGCGCCTATAAACCGATAGCGGTAGAACAGGTAGTTGAGTCCGATAAATGTGGCAAAGGGCACAATACCGATTTCCCAATGTTTAAACAGCAGCAGTACACCGAAAACCCACATTCCCGCACCGATATGGATAACTTTGCGCGTTAGTTCTGGTTTGATATCAAACAGCCTACGCAGTCCCTCACCTAAGATTAGTAGAGCGATCGCGTAACCATAAGAAACTATAAGTCCGATAAAATCGTTATTAGTCATTTGTCAGTGGTCAGTGGTCAGTTGTCAGGAGTTAGTTATTTCTCCCCATTGCCCCCCAACCCCAGAGGGGGCCCCAATGCCCCCCATCTCCCCATTGCCCCCCAACCCCAGAGGGGGCCCCAATGCCCCCCATCCCTCATTTTGGCCGCTCATTGTTTCGTTTGAAGTTTTTATCTTGTAACGATACACTGCCAATACCTTGCAGAATACCACGACCAATTAAACCCAAACCCCTGCCTATTATTTGGGTGAGAACAAACACAATACCACTTCCTACAAAAGATAATAGCGATCGCAACTGTGGAGCGATCGCATCTCGAAATTCTAAAATCAGCGTCACTCCTAGAGGAATTCCAGAAAGCTGTGCTAATTCCTGACCACGGGGAGCATAAATCGAAGTTTTAGCAATACCGCGAAGCGTTAATACAAATAATTCATAGCGGCTTTCAAAAATTCTTTCAGCTTCCTTAACATAATTATTCCACCGGTATTTCCACGACAAACTGTTTCTAAAACGTTCAATCTCTCGCGTAGAAATCAATTTTATATCATAAAAATCTTGCTTAATTGCTTCTACATCTGCTAGAGAGTTTAGCAACGGCTGCATCACACTATTTGCCACCTGAATCAACATATTTTCTAGGATGTTTTCTGCTTGTAGCTTGGCTTCGTTGCTCGCAGCTGGATAAAAGGTATTATCAACATACAAATCTGTTTGAAATACTAAATAAGAAAATAATTCAATAACTAGAGGAATTTGATTTAAAATCTCTATCTGCACAACTTTAGGATTTTGCAGCAAGACATTGACAATTTCTATATTTTGCTTACCTAATTTAATTCTAGAGAATTTACCAAAAAAATCTGTAATTGTTGCTTGCCATAAATCAATTAATACGGTTAATCTAAAATCTTCTAATTGATTAATTGTGATTTGAGCATTACGCAGTTCATCTAACTGTTGGGCTAATTTTTGGAGAATCAGGTAAAGTAATTCTCGTTTTTTATCTTCACGGAGGATATCAATTTCCAAAGGAATATCTGTCAAATTTTGTAAAGTAAATTGTAATTTTGTTACACAAGATGAAAACAAAGCAGCTTGCAACGCTCTTGGGCTAAGTACAGGTATCACGGTTTCCTGATCAAGATTGCTACTCAGTGAACTAATTGCAGACGGTTGCTGCTCAGAATAGATGAATTCTCGCTGTTGTTCCTGTTGTCTTTCCTGTGGTGAAACCAACAAGCGATTTAGCAGCCAACGAGCCGCCAGCAGTTCTCGTCGTTGTCCAGCCATAACTGCTCGATCTAGTAGCGGTAATCCAGGGGTTTGTAACTGTGCGGTAACTTCCCTTAAAGTGGCATTAATCTGGCCAATTCCTGACAAACGCCAATTCTGCCGCAACCTACGGAAAGGGAGTGGTGAGTTAGGAGTTAGGAGTGAGGAGTTAGGAGTTAGGAGTGCTTCCCCTGCTCCCCTGTTGCCCCTAATCCCCACTTCCTTCGGTCGTGGGGGCCCCGAGTTCCCCTGCCCCCCTGCTCCCCTGCCCCCCTGCATCCTCTCGTCCAACCAATAAGAACCGCCAGCTGCGACTTCTTCCATAGCAGCAACTAGTTCCGACACAGGAGTGCCTTTAGGACAGTATCCTTCTACACCAATAGCTTTAGCTGCCAAAAGTAGTTGTGTTTCAGTGACAGAACTGAGGAGCAAAATCGGCAACTTGGGGTATAACGCTTTCAGTTGACGAGAGAGTTCTAAACCTTGCTGTTGACTGTAACTAAAGCGACCATTACCTAATTCCAAAACCACCAAATTTACTTGGTCAGATTCTTGTGTAGCGAGTTGCGCTAGTATCTGCAAGGCAGCTGTATCTGTTTGTACTGCGGACACCACTTGCAAACGAGGAATTTCTGACAAAGTGACCCGTAATCCCAGCTGGAAGATGGGGTCTTGGTCGATTAATAATAATTTTAGAGGGCGATCGCTCATAGTCCGCTCAAATACACGAGCATTATTTTTTTATGGTCAACAAACAGCTTGGCTACTTAGCTGAGTTCCTACCATTGTTACTTGTTTTCGCCAAGTAATAAATGGATGATAATTGCCATAGGCAGATATTAAGTATGTAACTAAATGAACTTGAACATACGGCATTGGTTGGCAGAACGCCATATCCAAATCAAACAAATCAGAGAATTTTCATCTGGGCAATTGGCAGGTATTGCCTACCGTATTGTTCAGGATATGGAAGTCAAAAGCCTCATGCCGTTTGACATCTGTACTTTAGTAGAGGTATTGGA
Above is a window of Nostoc sp. UHCC 0702 DNA encoding:
- a CDS encoding NAD(P)/FAD-dependent oxidoreductase, with the translated sequence MTIDYDVVIIGGSLAGHYAALAATQLRAKVALVESQVSYGFIHHQAMSEIAKLAQHLGDAASFGIHATHCHTTDKCSVSVEWQEAMLYADGVASNIQEQNSPAILAALGVDVILGKGEFQSSPHLAFAVNNRLLRGRTYLLATGSRPVIPEIDGLQTTGYLTLSNIWQSIKLSTLPKNWVIIGGVPQSIEIAQTLARLGCSVTLVVKSASILPCIDSEIAQLLQAQLEVDGVRVLTQTPVTQVMRIEDKKWIQAADKAIETDEILVATGQQPNIESLNLAAVGVKWHRRSLAVNHKLQTTNHRIYACGDVIGGYDFASVANYEARIALKNALFFPRFQVNYQYVPWAIFSQPMLAQVGLTEAQAKRQFSQDEVLVLRQYYKSVTAAQLRDETTGICKLIVLSNGKILGAAVLGAEARELINLIAVAISQKISVKHLANLSAVYPSYSEILEQTAREWTKQKLNSNIALQDFLESFFHFRRNWNL
- a CDS encoding phosphatidate cytidylyltransferase; translated protein: MTNNDFIGLIVSYGYAIALLILGEGLRRLFDIKPELTRKVIHIGAGMWVFGVLLLFKHWEIGIVPFATFIGLNYLFYRYRFIGAMDTEDSSLGTVYFAISVTLLFGLFWRPDGPVDNVPIAVAGVMAMTWGDALAALIGRRFGQHKYQVGNSVRSWEGSAAMLLVSTVVIFLVLLLLPGSSLSPLAQPIAIARACLAAIVSATFATLAEAVSPHGTDNLSVPLVAAGVAWISLNTFN
- a CDS encoding DUF3685 domain-containing protein, translated to MSDRPLKLLLIDQDPIFQLGLRVTLSEIPRLQVVSAVQTDTAALQILAQLATQESDQVNLVVLELGNGRFSYSQQQGLELSRQLKALYPKLPILLLSSVTETQLLLAAKAIGVEGYCPKGTPVSELVAAMEEVAAGGSYWLDERMQGGRGAGGQGNSGPPRPKEVGIRGNRGAGEALLTPNSSLLTPNSPLPFRRLRQNWRLSGIGQINATLREVTAQLQTPGLPLLDRAVMAGQRRELLAARWLLNRLLVSPQERQQEQQREFIYSEQQPSAISSLSSNLDQETVIPVLSPRALQAALFSSCVTKLQFTLQNLTDIPLEIDILREDKKRELLYLILQKLAQQLDELRNAQITINQLEDFRLTVLIDLWQATITDFFGKFSRIKLGKQNIEIVNVLLQNPKVVQIEILNQIPLVIELFSYLVFQTDLYVDNTFYPAASNEAKLQAENILENMLIQVANSVMQPLLNSLADVEAIKQDFYDIKLISTREIERFRNSLSWKYRWNNYVKEAERIFESRYELFVLTLRGIAKTSIYAPRGQELAQLSGIPLGVTLILEFRDAIAPQLRSLLSFVGSGIVFVLTQIIGRGLGLIGRGILQGIGSVSLQDKNFKRNNERPK